In Acidobacteriota bacterium, one DNA window encodes the following:
- a CDS encoding DNA-binding protein has translation MRIRSIRQRPVGARSGLDVASAPTTPSPALSEAEAARYIGMSPAWLKKSRTRRFRELTDAPPFVRSGGRRVVYRRVDLDAWQERHLEKVGRASDEAVLGMDTSA, from the coding sequence ATGCGGATTCGAAGCATCCGGCAGCGGCCAGTAGGCGCTCGGTCGGGCCTCGACGTGGCCTCGGCCCCGACGACACCGAGCCCGGCGCTCTCGGAAGCCGAGGCCGCGCGGTACATCGGGATGAGCCCCGCGTGGCTCAAGAAGTCGCGGACGCGTCGATTTCGGGAGTTGACCGACGCCCCGCCGTTCGTCCGCTCGGGTGGACGGCGCGTGGTCTACCGGCGCGTGGACCTCGACGCGTGGCAGGAGCGGCATTTGGAGAAGGTGGGGCGAGCGAGCGACGAGGCAGTGTTGGGGATGGACACCAGTGCCTGA